Below is a window of Komagataella phaffii GS115 chromosome 1, complete sequence DNA.
ACATCGTACTACGTCAGATACCATGTCTTCAAGAGGGAGAGATGAAAGATTGACTCCGAAAAAACCCAAAGCAATTACTACGAATATTGAAAATACCCCTTCAAAGAGGACTAGATCATTATTTAAGAAATCAAGTAGAACCCACACTGATATAACAGTCTTAACAGATGATGAATCTGATCAAAACAACAAGAGGAAGCAAAATATTGTAGATATAAATGCTGAAGGTAACCCTGATAAGAAACGAAACTCTGAGGCTAGTGCTGCAAACTCAAGTTATAATAAACTAAGCCCTGTCAAATTAACGAAGAAGGGAGGAATTGTCAAATCTCCACTAGAACAAACACCTACCCGAAATGTTACTCTTCCTTCAGATGTATTGCTAAACCAATTGTTCCTGAGGCGTGACGTACGCCAGTTGAATGAAATTCTAAATGACTTAACGACAGATAAGACAGAGGAGATCTTTAACACTTATAAACTCATGGCGGAGCAACGGATGAGAAAGTCTGATAACCTTGTTCAGTCCCTCACGCAACAGATTAAAGATCTGAACAATCAGCTTGAAGAAGGACCTTTTGCACTACAGcaacttgaagatgagaatgaaaaacttaGGCGGGAgcttcaaagtttgaaaaatcaatcTTTTGACGATAGTTCAAACGAACAACTTTCAAACATACAAATCATTTTCGACATGTTTGAATTAATGACAGGTGTATCATGCACCGATTTTGAGGAAACAAACGAGCAGATAGTATTCACAATGAGGCAATCATCAGTAGACTCTACCTTCCTGATGTACAAACTATCGATTAATAAGACTACTAGTCGACATATTGGGGAAATTGAATACCATCCCATATTCAGCGAACAACTACAGCAAGACTTTGAATCAGTGAAGTCACGTCTTCCAGACtatttgaaagatgatcTGACTTTCCCATACAATACGTTGAGGAActttttcagcaaagttAGTAGGAGTTTATCGGTGAGTAAGAAGATTTAAATTACTGCAAGCTATGAAGAGGCTTAAACGATTAGTCTATTAAAACCCTTCCATTATCATCTTTCCAAATGTAGATACTGCTTAAGacttttttcttatcttgTTTGGTTTCCTTGGCAATTTTTTTTAGAAATTTGTTCAAAGGTTGCCTCTTCGTAATATAATTTCCAATATTAATATCAAGGATTTCCTTTCCGTGgtattttgaatttttaATCTTGGAAGATATGGTATTACTTGAGGAGGGTTGAAAGTCCTTGTTATCCTCGCTTGACTTCAGCTTTTTTGCTTGAGTATTTGGAATGATACTCTTCCCAGAACTTTGAAGTGTTTGGTGATAGGGCATATACTTCTTGCCCCTGAATAAACCCTTTTcatatttttcagattcacTTATACAGCTACTATGAGATCTAAAAGTGTTACCTTCAAATGTTGTAGAACAATCAATGCAAGTGAAATAGGCACCGTAGCATACTGTGGTGTGCTGCtcaagtttcttttttatCACAGTATCGTTACAGACTtcacaagaaaaagacacCATGACTATTCAAGTGATTAATAAAGTAAaacgatgatgattttttttatATTTTTTTGATCAAACAAATGCTGAAAGACCCCGCGCTCTAGTTTTGACGGTCGAAACTAAAGCGATTCGACTAATTATGAACCGTCAGTAATGTATACTCTAAACTGCTCATAAGCACAGCAAAAACCAGTTCAACACTACCATACATTTTCACCTTCACCCTTCATTCTAGGAACACGTACAGGTTCCCAATCCTCGTTTTCTTCAACCATGCCCTGTAGCCTATAGtattcttccttcaaatcaactttcctcttcttgcCGTTTACAATCCTCAACTGCTCAGTTTCGTCTAACTCTTTGACTTTCGTATCTCTCTGCTCAAATCGAATTGCAGTGAAATTGGATAGTAGTAAAGACCCAAGAACGACTGAACCAATCATAGGAATTCCCAAATAGATAAAAGAATTCCTCTTGATTAAATTTTGATATCGTCCTGTAAAAGTTCTGTGAAAGTGTTCTTGTTCTTGCTTCCCTCGGAATTTATTACTCTGGAATGCCTTTAATAAACTGTGCGTTTGCAACATGGTAGTAATGAACTCAATATGAGAGATTGCCTACTATAGAATTCATTTGTGAAGACGCTTGTTGTGGAATCACGTGACTTAATATAATAATACTAATCTACTGACTACTATTGAAGGGATAACGACAACTTAGAAAAGCTTTCATGCATATCATCTGAATTCAAATAACCATGTTTGAATTGGTAGAACAAAAGCTCCTGATATGCATAAGCTTCGTCGATTTCGGAAAGAAACTTACCATCCTCCTGTAGAGGATGCTGTCTCTTCTTGGGGGCCAGCTCAAATAGCTTATCGACCAAGTCTGGAACTAAATGTTCATGATCGTAGTAGTGGAAAAATAAGTTATCCGCAGTAGCTTCCACTCTTTTATTCTCCCACTTATATTGATCCTCTATGGATGGTAATGCTTTGGCATTTGACCACACACCAGCAATCGCCATCGCTTCTGACTCGATGGCATGGAAGTTTAACGGAGTGACAGAAACCGAAAGTGCAGCCAATGTTGGATCTTTCATGGAAAAAACATCCAAATAAAGTCCCTTAACCCTTGACAAGTTGGAAGGATCAATCACTTTTAACGCGTCCCTTAAGAAGGGATAATGATAGTGGTAACCAGTTGCTAATATTATTAGATCATACTCACCCTTCGTGCCATCTGAGAAGGTGACACTTTTGGAACTAGCATCGAATCTATCAATCGTTGGTTTCGTCACAATCCCTTGGGACTCAGAAGCTGCATTGATATACGGAAAAACCAAATGAGGCcctctttttgaaatagtCACTTGAGAAGCCCTGGGAAATGCATACTTTACAAGGTCTAAGGAAGTTATAGATCCTCCAACAAACAGAACTTTTTTGCCATCAAATATAGAAGGATCCCGGTACGCCTTGCTATGAATTATTGAACCTGGGTGGGCTTTGTTGAACTCCGCCAACCCAGGTGTTTTGGGAATGTAGGGGACAGTATAATGTCCGTTGGCGACGATAACTGCGTCAAAAGATTGTCGATACCATTTAGCTTTTCTACCTCCCGTTTCTTTGACAGTAACAACCCATTTTTGGCCAAGTTTCTCCACACTATCTACATGAGAATTCAATCGAATGTGTTTCTCCAGATCGTTTTCATTTATGAGGTTATTCAGTCTAGATTCTACCTCTTGATTGGTAATAAAAGGGTAAATATTGTTTTCCTTAGAATTATGaggatttggaagataGGAAAACCTCATAAATCTACTAGGGATATTAGTGAATAAATCAGCATATACACCACTAGCGGCCCATTGGAGTTTCTGTTCCCTATCAGcaacttcaacttcaatCGGCTTTTCAAATGTAGCTTCATCAATACCCTTTGGAGGCTTCACTTTAGGATGGATCACATCTGGATTGTTATATTGAGAAGTCTCCAGTAAATCCTGGGGTGGCAGGAGATATCCTGGATCATCGTAGTATGGTGCCCAAATTCCTCCacttttgttcttttgcTCAAATACTACTACTTCTTCGAAAGCAGGGCTCTCACTTGAGGCACCGCCCACGGAGGAAGTACCCTCCCTAGAAGTGTGCAGTAGTTCATAGAGTGCTGCTAGACCAGAAGGACCGGCACCAATAATTGCGACGCTCTTCACCTGAAATTGTACACCGAAGGTCATCTTTGTTCAAACCAATTTTCAAGTGTTCCGTGATTTCTCTTTATATGCAATGTGAGTGAATCCACAGTTGTTAAGTGCAACAAAAATTAGTTACTACCTCATGACACGTGAAAGTTGTAAAAAGGGATCGTCGGCACGAAATTTGGAAGTAGAATTACATATTGAgcaaaagagaaagatatCAAAAGAGCTGGTTTGTATCTGATGTTGCAAGCACCTAACCTAACTTTAAAGTATTAGGTGCTGCAAACGCGGATGCCGGCTTATGCTATTCTACTTTTCAAGTTGTCCCTACCTGCGGTTGAACTATAAAGGTTGATTCGATCAGCCACATTTAATCACATGACTGGGATATGCAGACTTGTGAAACAAATGATTCTGTGAACTTGACTCTATTGCATGCTAAGGACTTATTGTTTGTATGCTGcgaaattgaaaattgagCCAAATCACAGCCTTAAAAGATTCAATTAACCAGTTGATTGTCTTTGCGGGGATCAAAAATCTGTAGGGGAGAAGAGGCACTTGAACGATTACATAATAGTACTCGAACGGTGCCTCTGTCGTTCAGCACTCAATTTGCTCTAGGTTCGAGGCGGACAATTGGATGCTGACGATGTTCTAATCCTAATCCACACGAATTCAAGTAGGAACATTTTAGTTTTTCATTGCACCATTGAAATCTGTAGAAATGAGTGAAtggaagaaagagcttAATCTTCCCCAGAGAGATTCAAGGCCGCAAACTGATGATGTACTCAATACCAAGGGTAACTCGTTCGAATCGTTTCATTTGAAGCGAGAATTGCTAATGGGGATATTTGAAGCAGGGTTTGAGAAGCCCTCACCCATTCAAGAGGAGAGTATACCGATCGCACTGACTGGCAGAGATATATTAGCCAGAGCAAAAAATGGTACCGGTAAAACTGCGTCGTTTGTTATTCCCTCACTACAAAAAATCAAGCCTAAAATGAATAAGATCCAATCGTTGATTCTTGTTCCAACAAGAGAGTTAGCTCTACAAACTTCGCAAGTTGTAAAGACATTAGGGAAGCATTTGGGAGTTCAGGTTATGGTCAGTACAGGGGGAACTCTACTCAGAGATGATATCATTAGACTAAACGACCCTGTTCACGTTCTGGTAGGTACACCGGGCAGAATTTTGGATTTAGCAAGCAGAAAACTAGCAGAATTTGACCAGTGCAAGACATTTATTATGGATGAAGCTGACAAAATGTTAAGCAGGGAGTTCAGAAATGTTATCGAACAGATAATAACCTTTTTCCCTTCAAGATTGCCAGGTGGTGCTAACGCATACCAGTCACTTCTTTTTTCTGCTACGTTTCCTCTGACTGTCAAATCTTTCATGGATAAGCATTTGTATAAGCCTTACGAAATTAATTTGATGGATGAATTAACTCTCAAGGGAATTACTCAATATTATGCGTTTGTGGAAGAGAAGCAAAAACTTCACTGCCTTAATACCCTATTTTCCAAACTGCAGATCAATCAGTCGATTATATTTTGCAACTCAACAAAAAGAGTAGAATTACTTTCTAAGAAGTTGACAGATTTAGATT
It encodes the following:
- a CDS encoding mitochondrial inner membrane protein, translating into MTFGVQFQVKSVAIIGAGPSGLAALYELLHTSREGTSSVGGASSESPAFEEVVVFEQKNKSGGIWAPYYDDPGYLLPPQDLLETSQYNNPDVIHPKVKPPKGIDEATFEKPIEVEVADREQKLQWAASGVYADLFTNIPSRFMRFSYLPNPHNSKENNIYPFITNQEVESRLNNLINENDLEKHIRLNSHVDSVEKLGQKWVVTVKETGGRKAKWYRQSFDAVIVANGHYTVPYIPKTPGLAEFNKAHPGSIIHSKAYRDPSIFDGKKVLFVGGSITSLDLVKYAFPRASQVTISKRGPHLVFPYINAASESQGIVTKPTIDRFDASSKSVTFSDGTKGEYDLIILATGYHYHYPFLRDALKVIDPSNLSRVKGLYLDVFSMKDPTLAALSVSVTPLNFHAIESEAMAIAGVWSNAKALPSIEDQYKWENKRVEATADNLFFHYYDHEHLVPDLVDKLFELAPKKRQHPLQEDGKFLSEIDEAYAYQELLFYQFKHGYLNSDDMHESFSKLSLSLQ
- a CDS encoding Cytoplasmic DExD/H-box helicase; this encodes MSEWKKELNLPQRDSRPQTDDVLNTKGNSFESFHLKRELLMGIFEAGFEKPSPIQEESIPIALTGRDILARAKNGTGKTASFVIPSLQKIKPKMNKIQSLILVPTRELALQTSQVVKTLGKHLGVQVMVSTGGTLLRDDIIRLNDPVHVLVGTPGRILDLASRKLAEFDQCKTFIMDEADKMLSREFRNVIEQIITFFPSRLPGGANAYQSLLFSATFPLTVKSFMDKHLYKPYEINLMDELTLKGITQYYAFVEEKQKLHCLNTLFSKLQINQSIIFCNSTKRVELLSKKLTDLDYSCYYSHARMPQASRNKVFHEFRQGHVRNLVCSDLLTRGIDIQAVNVVINFDFPKNAETYLHRIGRSGRFGHFGIAINLINWDDRFNLYKIEQELGTEIKPIPSEIDKSLYVAGDTSAVPRPFPLSNYQSSQLSAESNSSFDGVVVPEQQGNPQFTYNSTNETSGHDRPISAREQT